The following coding sequences are from one Betaproteobacteria bacterium window:
- a CDS encoding LysM peptidoglycan-binding domain-containing protein yields the protein MLRIISALILAVTTACAVAADAVQLLDNPPDRHVVVKGDTLWGISGKFLKEPWRWPEVWRLNKAEIKNPHLIYPGDIVVLDLSGGNPRLRVARPVKVQPTVYSEDSRQAIPSIPPHVIEPFISQPLIVDPDGLDSAPRIVATQEDRVFVGNGDTAFVSSIPGVDQVTWHVYRPVKPLKDPDTKEILGHEAFFLGNAKLVQPSQPGQPAVISILQAKEEIGRGDRLVAAPLPTLASYMPHSPGQPVEGKILSIYSGVQESGPLSVIAINRGKREGLELGHVVALYRKRVSQGYDDNDRRVDTPIPDERYGLAFVFRTFERISYALVMESGKPVIVGDAIRNP from the coding sequence ATGCTACGCATTATATCCGCGCTCATCCTGGCCGTGACGACCGCCTGCGCCGTCGCCGCCGACGCCGTCCAGCTGCTGGACAATCCCCCCGACCGGCACGTGGTGGTCAAGGGGGACACGCTTTGGGGCATCTCCGGCAAGTTCCTCAAGGAACCCTGGCGCTGGCCCGAAGTCTGGCGCCTCAACAAGGCCGAGATCAAGAATCCCCATCTCATCTACCCGGGGGACATCGTCGTCCTGGACCTCTCCGGCGGCAATCCCCGCCTGCGCGTCGCGCGGCCGGTCAAGGTGCAGCCGACGGTGTATTCGGAGGATTCCCGCCAGGCGATTCCCAGCATTCCGCCCCACGTCATCGAGCCTTTCATCTCCCAGCCCCTGATCGTCGATCCCGACGGTCTCGACAGCGCGCCGCGCATCGTCGCCACCCAGGAAGACCGGGTCTTCGTCGGCAACGGGGATACGGCGTTCGTTTCTTCCATTCCCGGCGTCGATCAAGTCACCTGGCACGTCTATCGCCCGGTGAAGCCCTTGAAGGATCCGGACACCAAGGAAATTCTGGGCCACGAGGCCTTCTTCCTGGGCAACGCCAAACTGGTCCAGCCCAGTCAGCCGGGCCAGCCGGCGGTCATCAGCATCCTGCAGGCCAAGGAAGAAATCGGCCGTGGCGACCGGCTGGTTGCCGCTCCCCTGCCCACCCTCGCCTCCTACATGCCCCACAGCCCCGGGCAGCCCGTCGAGGGCAAGATTCTTTCCATCTACTCCGGGGTTCAGGAATCCGGCCCCCTGTCGGTGATTGCCATCAACCGCGGCAAGCGCGAAGGCCTTGAGCTCGGCCATGTCGTCGCCCTCTACCGCAAGCGCGTCTCCCAGGGTTACGACGACAACGACCGCCGTGTCGATACGCCCATTCCGGACGAACGCTACGGTCTGGCTTTCGTCTTCCGCACCTTCGAGCGCATTTCCTACGCCCTGGTGATGGAAAGCGGCAAGCCGGTCATCGTCGGCGACGCCATCCGCAACCCGTGA
- the def gene encoding peptide deformylase — MALLPILRYPDPRLKKSAAPIERIDDSVRALARDMAETMYEAPGIGLAATQVDVHRQLVVIDVSEEKNQLLVLINPRILDCNGIQEGEEGCLSVPGIYDRVERAETVTVRYMDLEGQEQTRVAEGLLAVCIQHELDHLQGKVFVDYLSQLKQTRIRSKLAKQARITA, encoded by the coding sequence ATGGCGTTGTTACCCATTTTGCGTTACCCCGACCCGCGGCTGAAAAAAAGCGCTGCGCCCATTGAGCGGATTGACGATTCCGTCCGCGCCCTGGCGCGGGATATGGCCGAAACCATGTACGAGGCCCCGGGGATCGGGCTGGCTGCCACTCAGGTGGATGTGCATCGGCAACTCGTGGTGATCGACGTCTCCGAGGAAAAGAACCAGCTCCTGGTGCTCATCAACCCCCGTATCCTCGACTGCAACGGCATCCAGGAAGGCGAGGAAGGCTGCCTTTCGGTACCCGGCATCTACGACAGGGTCGAGCGGGCGGAAACCGTCACCGTGCGCTACATGGATCTGGAAGGGCAGGAGCAGACCCGGGTGGCCGAGGGCCTCCTGGCGGTGTGCATCCAGCACGAACTCGACCATCTGCAAGGCAAGGTCTTCGTCGATTACCTTTCCCAACTGAAGCAGACGCGCATTCGCAGCAAGCTTGCCAAGCAGGCACGCATCACCGCCTGA
- a CDS encoding methionyl-tRNA formyltransferase — protein MKLVFAGTPEFAARALQALLAAGHAVPLVLTQPDRPAGRGMVLTPSAVKRVALAHGLEVFQPASLRDEEARGRIAAVGADLMVVAAYGLILPQAVLDLPRLGCLNIHASLLPRWRGAAPIQRALLAGDAETGVCIMQMEAGLDTGPVLLSGATRIGSGETAGELHDRLAALGADLIVDALRRMPLPATPQPTEGVSYAAKIDKAEAVLDWNLAAAELDRRVRAFNPFPGVQAMVGGLPCKIWTAQPAEGQGLPGTVLAAGRQGILVACGEGALLLSELQKAGGKRLSAAQFLAGNPTPLPG, from the coding sequence ATGAAGCTCGTTTTTGCCGGAACGCCGGAATTTGCCGCGCGGGCCTTGCAGGCGCTCCTTGCCGCCGGGCATGCGGTTCCCCTCGTCCTGACCCAGCCCGACCGGCCTGCCGGGCGGGGCATGGTTCTGACGCCTTCGGCGGTGAAGCGGGTGGCCCTGGCGCACGGCCTGGAGGTTTTTCAGCCTGCCAGCCTGCGGGACGAAGAGGCCCGGGGGCGCATTGCCGCGGTGGGGGCCGATCTCATGGTCGTGGCCGCCTACGGCTTGATCCTGCCCCAGGCCGTCCTCGACCTGCCTCGCCTGGGCTGCCTCAACATTCACGCTTCGCTGCTGCCCCGCTGGCGCGGCGCTGCGCCCATCCAGCGGGCGCTCCTGGCCGGGGATGCGGAGACCGGGGTGTGCATCATGCAGATGGAGGCAGGTCTCGATACCGGGCCGGTGCTTCTTTCCGGGGCGACGCGCATCGGCAGTGGGGAAACCGCCGGCGAACTGCACGACCGCTTGGCGGCCTTGGGGGCGGACCTCATCGTCGACGCGCTGAGGCGCATGCCTTTGCCCGCCACGCCCCAGCCCACCGAGGGGGTGAGCTATGCGGCCAAGATCGACAAGGCGGAAGCGGTTCTCGACTGGAACCTTGCCGCGGCCGAACTCGATCGCCGGGTGCGGGCCTTCAATCCCTTTCCCGGGGTGCAGGCCATGGTCGGGGGGCTGCCCTGCAAGATCTGGACGGCCCAGCCCGCTGAGGGGCAAGGGCTGCCCGGCACCGTGCTTGCGGCGGGCAGGCAGGGGATTCTGGTCGCCTGCGGCGAAGGCGCCCTGCTGCTCTCGGAATTGCAGAAGGCCGGCGGCAAGCGCTTGTCGGCCGCTCAGTTTCTGGCGGGAAACCCGACTCCCCTCCCGGGCTGA
- a CDS encoding S-adenosylmethionine decarboxylase: protein MQGLHLTADLLDCRCPPALLLDAAGLECFAVEACGRHGLSVVGAHFHQFRDGDGRAAGVTGTVVLAESHFALHTWPEIAGVTLDVYVCNFSADNSQRARGLFAEAIATFAPDRLETREVQRGVGVWSERERKEARDGAPCPPSLPHTRNAGEAG from the coding sequence ATGCAGGGACTCCACCTCACCGCCGATCTCCTCGACTGCCGTTGCCCCCCCGCGCTGCTGCTCGACGCCGCGGGGCTGGAGTGCTTCGCCGTCGAAGCCTGTGGCCGGCACGGCCTGAGCGTGGTGGGCGCGCATTTCCATCAGTTTCGCGACGGCGATGGCCGCGCGGCGGGTGTCACCGGCACCGTGGTGCTGGCCGAATCCCATTTTGCCCTGCACACCTGGCCGGAAATCGCCGGGGTCACCCTGGATGTGTACGTCTGCAACTTCAGCGCCGACAACAGTCAGCGCGCGCGGGGCCTGTTTGCAGAAGCCATTGCGACCTTTGCCCCGGATCGCCTGGAGACGCGGGAAGTGCAGCGGGGCGTGGGCGTCTGGTCGGAACGCGAGCGCAAGGAAGCCCGGGACGGTGCCCCCTGCCCGCCCTCCCTCCCCCACACCCGCAACGCGGGCGAGGCAGGATAG
- a CDS encoding S1/P1 nuclease, with amino-acid sequence MLKHPSGSPAASHNPQPGRPGEAPGPGGAGRTPWRAFLAAFALAPLLLLPNPAAAWNSAGHRLVASLAWSQLDPVVRERVAALLAAHPDSGRWTAKGADPATAFIECSTWPDDIRRDPRFHDSGADPTPLLPGFPDMDRHGNWHYVDRAADGHPLGGELDRQIDRLARQLADPATPTTLRSYALPWIVHLVADAHQPLHAGVRDDDGGNRVDVHDPTHPRLPVMSLHAWWDDLPGPPWLRGKRLEATARRLAERHSAPVRQGSPGEWIGESRALAASLAYPAEGDSPALLDAAFRDQARRIAGERLLAAGHRLARFLNGLLGDVSRETGATRSRPALPEPRTP; translated from the coding sequence ATGCTCAAGCATCCATCCGGCTCCCCCGCCGCCAGCCACAACCCGCAGCCGGGTCGCCCAGGCGAGGCGCCCGGACCCGGCGGCGCCGGACGCACCCCCTGGCGTGCCTTCCTCGCCGCATTCGCCCTCGCCCCCCTCCTCCTGCTTCCCAACCCGGCAGCGGCATGGAACTCCGCCGGGCATCGCCTGGTGGCGAGCCTGGCCTGGTCGCAACTCGATCCCGTCGTCAGGGAGCGGGTCGCCGCCCTCCTTGCGGCCCATCCCGACTCCGGCCGCTGGACCGCCAAAGGCGCTGACCCGGCGACCGCCTTCATCGAGTGTTCCACCTGGCCCGACGACATCCGCCGCGACCCGCGCTTCCACGACAGCGGCGCCGACCCCACCCCCCTGCTGCCCGGATTTCCGGACATGGATCGCCACGGCAATTGGCACTATGTGGACCGCGCTGCCGACGGACATCCCCTGGGGGGAGAACTCGACCGTCAGATTGACCGTCTGGCCCGGCAACTGGCCGACCCGGCCACCCCCACGACGCTGCGCAGCTACGCTCTCCCCTGGATCGTCCATCTGGTCGCCGACGCGCATCAGCCCTTGCACGCCGGGGTGCGCGACGACGACGGCGGCAATCGGGTGGATGTCCACGACCCTACCCACCCGCGCCTGCCGGTCATGTCCCTGCATGCGTGGTGGGACGACCTGCCCGGCCCCCCCTGGTTGCGGGGAAAGCGCCTCGAAGCGACGGCGCGGCGCCTGGCGGAGCGTCACTCCGCCCCCGTGCGCCAGGGCTCCCCCGGGGAGTGGATCGGCGAATCCCGCGCCCTGGCGGCCAGCCTTGCCTACCCCGCGGAGGGAGACAGTCCGGCGCTTCTCGATGCCGCCTTCCGCGACCAGGCCCGGCGGATCGCCGGCGAGCGCCTGCTGGCTGCCGGACATCGCCTCGCCCGATTCCTCAATGGACTCCTGGGGGACGTTTCACGTGAAACGGGGGCGACCCGCTCGCGGCCGGCGTTGCCTGAACCCCGGACTCCTTGA
- the rsmB gene encoding 16S rRNA (cytosine(967)-C(5))-methyltransferase RsmB codes for MSPRSPAVPALEPNSLAYGLHAAARVVAEVLAGRSLAEGLPAWIDAGARPAVQDFVYSSLRQYGRGDFLLGRLLDRPLAEEEVRALLLMALHRLESRPESAHTTVDQAVNAAGALAGGRRKALVNAVLRSFQREREALLAAADADDTATGRHPPWWLDRLRQAYPEKWESVVVAGNRPPPMALRVNLRRGTVAAYAAELLARDIVSRPWGEAGLILDKPVPVERLPHFAAGRASVQDPGAQRAAALLDPAPGSRVLDACAAPGGKAAHLLERADLDLLALDLKPARCRRVESTLARLGLRARVQVADAARPEAWWDGLPFDAVLADVPCTASGVVRRHPDAKWLRRESDVARFAATQAHLLDALWRVVKPGGKLLYATCSIFPEENGAQVEAFLARQASARRGHEEQWLPCDDHDGFYYCLLEKLP; via the coding sequence ATGTCACCCCGCTCCCCTGCTGTTCCCGCGCTGGAACCGAACTCCCTGGCCTATGGGTTGCATGCGGCGGCTCGAGTGGTGGCGGAGGTGCTGGCGGGGCGCAGTCTGGCCGAGGGTTTGCCGGCCTGGATCGACGCCGGGGCCCGTCCCGCCGTCCAGGACTTTGTATACAGCAGCCTGCGCCAGTACGGTCGGGGCGACTTCCTGCTTGGGCGACTGCTGGACCGGCCTCTGGCCGAAGAGGAAGTGCGCGCCCTGCTGCTGATGGCGCTGCACCGCCTGGAGTCCCGCCCCGAATCGGCTCACACCACCGTCGATCAGGCCGTGAATGCCGCCGGCGCCCTGGCGGGGGGGCGCCGCAAGGCCCTGGTCAATGCGGTGCTGCGCAGTTTTCAACGCGAGCGCGAGGCGCTGCTCGCCGCGGCGGATGCGGACGACACTGCGACCGGACGGCACCCCCCCTGGTGGCTCGATCGCCTGCGGCAGGCCTATCCGGAAAAGTGGGAGAGCGTCGTGGTCGCCGGCAACCGGCCGCCCCCCATGGCGTTGCGGGTCAATCTGCGCCGCGGGACCGTCGCCGCTTACGCCGCCGAGCTTCTGGCCCGGGACATCGTCTCGCGCCCCTGGGGCGAGGCGGGGCTGATTCTAGATAAGCCCGTTCCCGTCGAGCGCCTGCCGCATTTTGCCGCGGGCCGGGCCTCGGTGCAGGATCCGGGGGCCCAGCGGGCGGCGGCCCTGCTCGACCCGGCGCCGGGCAGCCGGGTTCTGGACGCTTGCGCCGCACCCGGGGGCAAGGCGGCGCATCTCCTGGAACGGGCCGACCTGGATCTCCTGGCCCTGGACCTGAAGCCGGCCCGCTGTCGCCGCGTGGAATCCACCCTGGCCCGACTCGGGCTGCGCGCCCGGGTGCAGGTGGCCGACGCGGCCCGACCCGAGGCCTGGTGGGACGGGCTGCCCTTCGACGCCGTCCTGGCCGACGTGCCCTGTACGGCCAGCGGTGTGGTGCGGCGTCACCCGGACGCCAAGTGGCTGCGGCGGGAAAGCGATGTGGCCCGCTTTGCCGCCACCCAGGCGCATCTGCTCGACGCCCTGTGGCGGGTCGTCAAGCCGGGCGGTAAACTGCTGTATGCGACCTGTTCCATCTTTCCCGAGGAGAACGGGGCGCAGGTGGAAGCCTTTCTGGCCCGGCAGGCGTCGGCCCGGCGAGGTCACGAAGAACAATGGCTGCCCTGCGACGACCACGATGGCTTCTACTACTGCCTCCTCGAAAAATTGCCCTGA
- a CDS encoding DUF4390 domain-containing protein: MASTTASSKNCPDPWRLLLAVICLGWCAWLHGAEVEVLNPQLVPVEDGYALSAEFNFEISPRLEEAVAKGVVLHFVADFELIRPRWYWLDEKLVSRSQTVRLSYHALTRQYRLSTGALHQSVETLSEALRMLSRLRNWVVIERPGDKPDKEAPRVGETYQGALRLRLDTTQLPKPFQIAALGNKDWTLTSDWKTWTVVLPPLPAAETR, from the coding sequence ATGGCTTCTACTACTGCCTCCTCGAAAAATTGCCCTGATCCCTGGCGGCTCCTGCTGGCCGTCATCTGCCTGGGCTGGTGCGCCTGGTTGCACGGGGCCGAGGTCGAGGTGCTCAATCCCCAACTCGTCCCCGTCGAGGACGGCTACGCCCTCAGTGCCGAGTTCAATTTCGAGATCAGTCCGCGGCTGGAAGAAGCCGTTGCCAAAGGGGTCGTCCTGCACTTCGTCGCCGATTTCGAACTGATCCGGCCGCGCTGGTACTGGCTGGACGAAAAACTGGTCAGTCGCAGCCAGACCGTCCGTCTCTCCTACCACGCCCTGACGCGCCAGTACCGTCTTTCCACCGGCGCCCTGCATCAATCGGTGGAGACCCTCTCGGAGGCCCTGCGCATGCTCTCGCGGCTGCGCAATTGGGTCGTGATCGAGCGACCCGGCGACAAGCCGGACAAAGAGGCGCCCCGGGTCGGTGAAACCTACCAGGGCGCCTTGCGCCTGAGGCTCGATACCACGCAACTGCCCAAACCTTTCCAGATTGCCGCCCTGGGCAATAAGGACTGGACCCTGACTTCCGACTGGAAGACCTGGACTGTCGTGCTGCCGCCCCTGCCTGCGGCGGAAACCCGGTGA
- a CDS encoding HAMP domain-containing protein, producing MVGLVGWQLTVLWRDYRRQVFGARLKLRLMLMFGAVAVLPGALVYGVSVQFVTRSIESWFDVRVEKALESGLNLGRSALDSLLAELSDKARNMALELSELPESGRRSALLRLLEQSGAQSAALFSAGGQLLASANSELGTGLLPSLPSQTQLKQARSAFAVTSVDLEEGRMTLRVLVPVAARAVYEDRRILQLIHPVPPALAQNAEAVQAVYRDYQELQLAREGLTRIYALTLTLTVLLGLFSAFALAFVMARRLSAPLSILAEGTQAVAQGDFSPRQAVYSRDELGVLTQSFSRMTRQLDEARREAERHRTELESARGYLESILANLSAGVLVFDRGFTLRTVNEGALTILSDDFQGLVGLPLPEWPRQAALAAAIQGHLAPGTEGEWQGQLEMERPNGMPQVLLLRGTHLPEASGGGEVVVFDDVTRLIAAQRSAAWGEVARRLAHEIKNPLTPIQLSAERLQLKLADKLMNGDADMLRRSTQTIINQVQAMKRMVDDFRDYARLPAPEVAPLDINGLIGEVLGLYETSGARIVPDLAGDLPPVLGDATQLRQIIHNLLRNGEDALEGRAGAEITVSTARDGRHARLRVADNGPGFPAELLPRIFEPYVTTKARGTGLGLPIVKKIVDEHHGHIDIGNSPEGGACIEIRLPLVREEEGKHGNHSGR from the coding sequence ATGGTCGGTCTGGTGGGCTGGCAATTGACCGTCCTGTGGCGCGACTACCGCCGGCAGGTCTTCGGGGCCCGCCTGAAGCTTCGCCTCATGCTCATGTTCGGTGCCGTGGCGGTGCTGCCCGGAGCCCTGGTCTATGGCGTGTCGGTTCAGTTCGTCACCCGCTCCATCGAAAGCTGGTTCGACGTGCGGGTGGAAAAGGCACTCGAATCAGGCCTCAATCTCGGGCGCAGCGCCTTGGACTCCCTCCTCGCCGAGTTGTCCGACAAGGCGCGCAACATGGCCCTGGAGCTGTCCGAACTGCCGGAGTCGGGCCGCCGCTCCGCCCTGCTGCGCCTGCTGGAACAAAGCGGCGCCCAGTCGGCGGCGCTTTTCTCCGCCGGCGGCCAGTTGCTGGCCAGCGCCAATTCGGAGCTGGGTACCGGGCTCCTGCCTTCACTGCCCAGCCAGACCCAGCTCAAGCAGGCCCGCAGCGCCTTCGCCGTCACCTCGGTGGACCTGGAGGAGGGCCGCATGACGTTGCGCGTACTCGTCCCCGTCGCGGCCCGGGCGGTGTACGAGGATCGCCGCATCCTGCAGTTGATCCACCCGGTGCCGCCGGCCCTGGCCCAGAACGCCGAGGCGGTCCAGGCCGTCTATCGCGACTACCAGGAACTGCAACTGGCGCGGGAAGGGCTGACCCGCATCTACGCCCTGACCCTGACGCTCACCGTGCTGCTGGGCCTGTTTTCCGCCTTTGCCCTGGCCTTCGTCATGGCTCGCCGCCTCTCGGCGCCGCTTTCCATCCTGGCCGAGGGCACCCAGGCGGTGGCCCAGGGGGATTTCTCGCCGCGCCAGGCCGTGTATAGCCGCGACGAACTCGGTGTCCTCACCCAATCCTTCAGCCGCATGACCCGCCAGTTGGACGAGGCCCGCCGCGAGGCGGAGCGGCACCGCACCGAACTGGAGTCCGCCCGGGGCTACCTGGAATCGATCCTGGCCAACCTCTCGGCGGGGGTGCTGGTCTTCGACCGCGGCTTCACCCTGCGTACGGTGAACGAGGGAGCCCTGACCATCCTGAGCGATGATTTCCAGGGCCTGGTCGGGCTTCCCCTTCCCGAGTGGCCCCGCCAGGCGGCCCTGGCCGCCGCGATCCAGGGCCATCTGGCCCCCGGGACGGAAGGCGAGTGGCAGGGGCAACTGGAGATGGAACGCCCCAACGGCATGCCCCAGGTCCTCTTGCTGCGCGGTACGCACCTCCCGGAAGCCAGCGGCGGCGGCGAGGTGGTGGTCTTCGACGACGTGACGCGGCTCATCGCCGCTCAGCGCAGCGCGGCCTGGGGCGAAGTGGCGCGGCGCCTGGCCCACGAAATCAAGAATCCCCTGACACCCATCCAGCTTTCCGCCGAGCGCCTGCAACTCAAGCTGGCCGACAAGCTCATGAACGGCGACGCGGACATGCTCCGGCGCAGCACCCAAACCATCATCAACCAGGTCCAGGCCATGAAGCGCATGGTCGATGACTTCCGCGACTACGCCCGCCTACCGGCTCCGGAGGTCGCTCCCCTGGATATCAACGGCCTGATCGGCGAGGTTCTGGGGCTGTACGAAACCTCGGGAGCGCGTATCGTGCCGGACTTGGCCGGTGATCTTCCGCCGGTTCTCGGCGACGCCACCCAGTTGCGCCAGATCATCCACAATCTGCTGCGCAATGGCGAAGACGCTCTGGAGGGGCGCGCGGGGGCGGAGATCACGGTAAGCACGGCGCGGGACGGCCGCCACGCTCGCCTGCGGGTGGCCGACAACGGGCCGGGATTCCCGGCCGAACTGCTGCCCCGCATCTTCGAGCCCTATGTCACGACCAAGGCTCGCGGCACGGGTTTGGGGCTGCCCATCGTCAAGAAGATCGTCGACGAGCACCACGGACACATCGATATCGGCAATTCACCGGAGGGTGGCGCGTGCATCGAAATACGCCTGCCCCTGGTACGGGAGGAGGAAGGAAAACATGGCAATCATTCTGGTCGTTGA
- a CDS encoding sigma-54-dependent Fis family transcriptional regulator, translating into MAIILVVDDEVGIRELLSEILIDEGYDVRLAENAGAARRVREELRPDLVLLDIWMPDTDGISLLKEWHAGGQLSMPVVMMSGHGTIDSAVEATRFGAFDFLEKPIALQKLLTTVQKALKHAGPVQRPHLTLEAFARTSFMKEFKRRLEQAAGKASVILLKGASGGMAEICARTLQPPRAPWLDLSSLTAAVSQEALEKAGGGVIFVPDLSALGKLQQMNLSFTLDRLEKLNLLLVAASSRPLSALGEAGWDGKLIARLGEIWVAMPSLAGHADDVPEIAGLLLTHFIERGEVPARRLASSALNALRTQPWKGAGDGGWSELYTLVRNLALTTLDDEIVSDDVARLRPQEEADATVASLLPLLDQPLREARDAFEKIYFEHHLRLEGGNMTKLADKSGLERTHLYRKLKQLGVALGRRAED; encoded by the coding sequence ATGGCAATCATTCTGGTCGTTGACGACGAGGTGGGTATCCGGGAGCTGCTCTCGGAAATCCTTATCGATGAAGGCTACGACGTCCGTCTGGCGGAAAATGCCGGCGCCGCCCGCCGGGTGCGCGAGGAACTGCGGCCCGACCTCGTCCTCCTCGACATCTGGATGCCGGACACGGACGGCATTTCCCTCCTCAAGGAGTGGCACGCCGGGGGCCAGCTCAGCATGCCGGTGGTGATGATGTCGGGCCACGGCACTATCGATTCGGCGGTCGAGGCGACCCGCTTCGGCGCCTTTGACTTCCTGGAAAAACCCATCGCCCTGCAAAAGCTCCTGACGACCGTGCAAAAGGCCCTCAAGCACGCCGGACCGGTACAGCGCCCCCACCTGACCCTGGAAGCCTTTGCCCGCACCAGCTTCATGAAGGAGTTCAAGCGCCGCCTCGAGCAGGCCGCCGGCAAGGCTTCGGTCATACTGCTCAAGGGGGCGAGCGGCGGCATGGCGGAAATCTGCGCCCGCACCCTGCAACCCCCCCGGGCCCCCTGGCTCGATCTCTCCTCCCTGACCGCGGCGGTGTCCCAGGAAGCCCTGGAAAAAGCGGGGGGCGGGGTGATCTTCGTCCCCGACCTGTCGGCCCTGGGCAAACTGCAGCAGATGAACCTGAGCTTCACCCTGGATCGTCTGGAAAAGCTCAACCTGCTCCTGGTCGCCGCCAGCAGCCGCCCCCTGTCGGCCCTGGGGGAGGCGGGCTGGGACGGCAAGCTCATCGCCCGCCTGGGCGAAATCTGGGTGGCCATGCCCAGCCTGGCCGGCCACGCCGACGACGTACCGGAAATCGCCGGCCTGCTGCTCACCCACTTCATCGAGCGTGGCGAGGTCCCCGCCCGCCGCCTGGCCAGCAGCGCCCTCAACGCCCTGCGCACCCAGCCCTGGAAGGGCGCCGGCGACGGCGGCTGGTCAGAGCTCTATACCCTGGTGCGCAATCTTGCCCTGACCACCCTGGACGATGAAATCGTCTCCGACGACGTCGCCCGGCTGCGTCCCCAGGAGGAAGCGGATGCCACCGTGGCCTCCCTGCTGCCGCTCCTCGACCAGCCCCTGCGGGAGGCGCGGGATGCCTTCGAGAAAATCTATTTCGAGCACCACCTTCGCCTGGAAGGGGGCAATATGACCAAGCTGGCCGACAAGTCCGGCCTGGAGCGGACCCACCTTTACCGCAAGCTGAAGCAGCTCGGGGTGGCTCTGGGTCGCAGGGCGGAAGACTGA
- the trkA gene encoding Trk system potassium transporter TrkA: MRVIILGAGQVGASVAEGLVSEENDITVVDTDAARLHHLQDRLDLRTVCGSAALPSVLKNAGAEDADLLIAVTQNDQTNLVACKLAHSVFKIPTRIARLRSRDFLEDEALLTPENFAVDFAICPEQIITDYIRRLIEFPEALQVLEFARGRVSLVAVRAYEGGLLVGKPIREMRDHLPVDADARIAAIFRRDQAVIPEGGTVIEAGDEVFLLAAAENIRNVLRELRRLVNPVVRIMIAGGGNVGLRLAQRLEKRYEIKIIEGNAGRAEAIANEVSETLVLLGDATDEELLEQENIAEMDLFLALTNDDEDNIMAGSLAKRLGCKRVVALINRRAYAEMIEGGPIDIGISPAQVSIGTLLAHVRQGDVAEVHPLRRGAAEALELVAHGDARTSKVVGRRIDEIEWPHGVTIAALVRNFDQPVIVGRTDDWTAVTRYGEVEIAHHDTVIQPEDHVIVFCTRKSLVKKVEQLFQVRFHFF; encoded by the coding sequence ATGCGCGTCATCATTCTCGGGGCGGGGCAGGTCGGGGCCAGTGTGGCGGAAGGCCTGGTTTCCGAAGAAAACGACATCACGGTGGTGGACACCGACGCCGCCCGCCTGCACCACCTTCAGGACCGCCTCGATCTGCGCACCGTCTGCGGCAGCGCGGCGCTGCCCTCGGTTCTGAAAAACGCGGGAGCGGAAGACGCCGACCTTCTTATTGCCGTCACCCAGAACGACCAGACCAACCTGGTGGCGTGCAAGCTGGCCCACAGCGTGTTCAAGATTCCTACCCGCATCGCCCGCCTGCGCTCGCGGGACTTTCTGGAAGACGAGGCCTTGCTCACGCCGGAGAATTTCGCCGTCGATTTCGCCATCTGCCCGGAGCAGATCATCACCGACTACATCCGGCGCCTGATCGAGTTTCCCGAGGCCCTGCAGGTGCTGGAATTCGCCCGTGGCCGGGTCAGTCTGGTCGCCGTGCGGGCCTACGAAGGCGGGCTTCTGGTGGGCAAGCCCATCCGGGAGATGCGGGATCACCTGCCGGTAGACGCCGACGCCCGCATCGCCGCCATCTTCCGCCGCGATCAGGCGGTGATTCCGGAAGGGGGGACGGTGATCGAGGCCGGCGACGAGGTGTTCCTGCTGGCCGCCGCGGAGAACATTCGCAACGTCCTGCGCGAACTGCGCCGCCTGGTCAATCCGGTGGTGCGCATCATGATCGCCGGCGGCGGCAACGTGGGCCTGCGCCTCGCCCAGCGTCTGGAAAAACGCTACGAAATCAAGATCATCGAAGGCAACGCCGGCCGCGCCGAGGCCATCGCCAACGAAGTGAGCGAAACCCTGGTCCTGCTGGGCGACGCCACCGACGAAGAGCTGCTGGAGCAGGAGAACATCGCCGAAATGGACCTCTTCCTCGCCCTCACCAACGACGACGAAGACAACATCATGGCCGGCAGCCTGGCCAAGCGCCTGGGCTGCAAGCGGGTGGTGGCGCTGATCAATCGTCGCGCCTACGCCGAAATGATCGAAGGCGGTCCCATCGATATCGGCATTTCCCCCGCCCAGGTGTCCATCGGCACCCTCCTGGCCCACGTGCGCCAGGGGGACGTGGCCGAGGTTCATCCTCTGCGTCGCGGCGCTGCCGAGGCCCTGGAACTGGTCGCCCACGGCGATGCCCGCACCTCCAAGGTCGTTGGCCGACGTATCGACGAAATCGAATGGCCCCACGGCGTCACCATCGCGGCCCTGGTGCGCAACTTCGACCAACCGGTGATCGTCGGCCGCACCGACGACTGGACTGCCGTGACCCGCTACGGCGAGGTGGAAATCGCCCACCACGATACGGTGATCCAGCCGGAAGACCACGTCATCGTCTTCTGTACCCGCAAGAGCCTGGTGAAGAAGGTCGAGCAACTCTTCCAGGTCCGATTCCACTTCTTCTGA